The following are encoded in a window of Synergistota bacterium genomic DNA:
- a CDS encoding NifB/NifX family molybdenum-iron cluster-binding protein gives MRIAISAVEGTLESQVEPRFGRAPYFVIYDLETGWYEAVPNPAVNSPGGAGIQAAQFVLSRGVNAVISGHFGPWASQTLGSAGVELFTVSGGTVKEAIEKFKRGELNRWEAQAGAGPSGGFGAFAGGWGGAPFAQFGGWFGGYPPYAFGFGGWGPGFDWRAMRIAQLEAMISALEAQLSALKRELEYLKKGEEP, from the coding sequence ATGAGGATAGCTATAAGTGCCGTTGAAGGGACATTGGAGTCTCAGGTGGAGCCCCGCTTTGGAAGGGCACCCTATTTTGTGATTTATGATCTTGAAACTGGTTGGTATGAGGCGGTTCCTAATCCTGCTGTTAACTCTCCTGGGGGAGCTGGCATTCAAGCAGCTCAGTTCGTCTTGAGTAGGGGAGTTAACGCGGTTATAAGCGGACATTTTGGCCCCTGGGCATCTCAGACTCTCGGCTCCGCCGGCGTGGAGCTTTTCACGGTTTCTGGAGGAACGGTAAAAGAAGCAATAGAAAAGTTTAAGAGAGGGGAGTTAAATAGATGGGAAGCTCAGGCGGGCGCGGGTCCATCTGGCGGATTTGGGGCTTTCGCTGGAGGTTGGGGAGGAGCTCCATTTGCCCAGTTTGGAGGATGGTTTGGAGGGTATCCCCCGTATGCTTTTGGATTCGGAGGTTGGGGTCCCGGATTTGATTGGAGAGCTATGAGGATAGCGCAGCTTGAGGCGATGATAAGCGCCTTGGAGGCTCAGCTCTCCGCTCTTAAAAGGGAGCTTGAGTATCTCAAGAAGGGTGAAGAGCCTTGA